The Orcinus orca chromosome 16, mOrcOrc1.1, whole genome shotgun sequence genome includes a window with the following:
- the SLC12A9 gene encoding solute carrier family 12 member 9: MANENSPLLAYRLLGEEGVSFPAGGAGGPGGAPARKLSTFLGVVVPTVLSMFSIVVFLRIGFVVGHAGLLQALAMLLVAYLILALTVLSVCAIATNGAVRGGGAYFMISRTLGPEVGGSIGLMFYLANVCGCAVSLLGLVEAMLDVFGADATGSSGLRTLPQGYGWNLLYGSLLLGLVGGVCTLGAGLYARASFLTFLLVSGSLASVLVSFVAVRPRDIPLTPRPGPNGSSLPPQVGHFTGFNSSTLKANLGAGYAKDYTTGATMTFASVFAVLFNGCTGIMAGANMSGELKDPSRAIPLGTIVAVAYTFFIYILLFFLSSFTCDRILLQEDYGFFQAISLWPPLVLTGIYATSLSASMSSLIGASRILHALAQDNLFGVILAPAKVISQGGNPWGAVLYSWGLVQLVLLAGKLNTLAAVVTVFYLVAYAAVDLSCLSLEWASAPNFRPTFSLFSWHTCLLGVASCLLMMFLISPGAAGGSLLLMGLLSALLTARGGPSSWGYVSQALLFHQVRKYLLRLDVRKDHVKFWRPQLLLLVGNPRGALPLLRLANQLKKGGLYVLGHVTLGDLDSLPSDPVQPQYGAWLSLVDRAQVKAFVDLTLSPSVRQGAQHLLRISGLGGMKPNTLVLGFYDDAAPQDHFLTDPAFSEPADGIQEGGSPALSTLFPPPRAPGSPRALSPQDYVATVADALKMNKNVALARACGALPPERLRRGSGGAPQLHHVDVWPLNLLRPRGGPGYVDVCGLFLLQMATILGMVPAWHSARLRIFLCLGPREAPGAAEGRLRALLSQLRIRAQVQEVVWGEGSASSQEPEEEEEGDFMNGRRGDAEAEALACSANALVRAQQGRGGGGGPGGPEGGDGEEGPATALTFLYLPRPPADPARYPRYLALLEVLSRDLGPTLLIHGVTPVTCTDL, from the exons ATGGCCAATGAGAACTCTCCTCTGCTGGCCTACCGgctcctgggggaggagggggtttCCTTCCCTGCCGGTGGAGCTGGGGGTCCTGGAGGGGCGCCTGCCCGGAAGCTCTCCACCTTCCTGGGTGTGGTGGTACCCACGGTCCTGTCCATGTTCAGTATAGTTGTCTTCTTGAGGATTG GGTTCGTGGTGGGCCACGCTGGACTGCTGCAGGCTTTGGCCATGCTCCTGGTTGCCTACCTCATCCTGGCACTCACTGTCCTCTCCGTCTGTGCCATCGCTACCAATGGAGCTGTGCGAGGGGGCGGAGCCTACT TCATGATCAGTCGCACCCTGGGGCCTGAGGTCGGGGGCAGCATCGGCCTCATGTTCTACCTGGCTAACGTCTGTGGCTGTGCTGTCTCCCTGCTGGGGCTGGTGGAGGCCATGCTTGATGTCTTCGGGGCTG ATGCCACGGGGTCCAGCGGGCTCCGCACCCTACCGCAGGGCTACGGCTGGAACCTGCTCTACGGCTCCTTGCTGCTGGGCCTGGTGGGCGGGGTCTGCACCCTGGGGGCCGGCCTCTACGCCCGCGCCTCCTTCCTCACATTCCTGCTGGTCTCTGGTTCCCTGGCCTCTGTGCTGGTCAGCTTTGTGGCTGTGAGGCCCAGGGACATCCCCTTGACCCCTAGGCCTGGCCCCAACGGCTCCTCCCTGCCGCCCCAGGTTGGCCACTTCACCGGCTTCAACAGCAGCACCCTGAAGGCCAATCTGGGCG CTGGCTACGCCAAGGACTACACCACGGGGGCCACGATGACCTTTGCTAGCGTCTTTGCCGTCCTTTTTAACGGCTGCACAGGCATCATGGCTGGGGCCAACATGTCAG gggaGCTGAAGGATCCCAGCCGGGCCATTCCTCTGGGCACGATTGTTGCCGTTGCCTATACTTTCTTCATCTACatcctgcttttcttcctctccagctTCACCTGCGACAg GATCCTGCTGCAGGAGGACTACGGGTTCTTCCAAGCCATCAGCCTGTGGCCCCCGCTGGTGCTGACCGGTATCTATGCCACGTCGCTCTCAGCCTCCATGAGCTCCCTCATCGGCGCCTCCCGCATCCTCCACGCCCTGGCCCAGGACAACCTCTTTG GAGTGATCCTGGCGCCAGCTAAGGTTATATCCCAAGGGGGGAACCCCTGGGGAGCCGTGCTGTATTCTTGGGGCCTAGTGCAG CTGGTGCTCCTGGCTGGGAAGCTGAACACGCTGGCCGCTGTGGTCACTGTCTTCTACTTGGTGGCCTATGCTGCCGTGGACCTGTCCTGCCTGAGCCTCGAGTGGGCCTCAGCCCCCAACTTCCG ccccaccttcaGCCTCTTCTCCTGGCACACGTGCTTGCTGGGGGTGGCCTCCTGCCTGCTCATGATGTTCCTCATCAGCCCCGGGGCCGCTGGCGGCTCCCTGCTTCTCATGGGCCTGCTTTCTGCCCTGCTCACGGCTCGAGGAGGCCCCAGCAGCTGGGGTTACGTCAGCCAGGCCCTGCTTTTCCATCAG GTGCGGAAGTACCTGCTCCGGCTGGACGTCCGGAAGGACCACGTGAAGTTCTGGCGGCctcagctgctgctgctggtggggaACCCCCGGGGCGCGCTGCCTCTGCTGCGGTTGGCCAACCAGCTCAAGAAAGGGGGCCTCTATGTGCTGGGCCATGTCACCCTGGGAGACCTCG ACTCCCTGCCCTCGGACCCCGTGCAGCCGCAGTACGGGGCGTGGCTGAGCCTGGTGGACCGGGCCCAAGTGAAGGCCTTCGTGGACCTCACCCTCTCGCCCTCCGTGCGCCAGGGGGCTCAGCACCTGCTGCGGATCTCAGGTCTTG GTGGCATGAAGCCCAACACGCTGGTCCTGGGTTTCTACGACGATGCTGCACCCCAGGACCACTTCCTGACGGACCCAGCTTTCTCTGAGCCTGCGGATGGCATCCAGGAGGGCGGGTCCCCAGCCCTGAGCACCCTGTTCCCTCCACCCCGGGCTCCAGGAAGCCCCCGGGCTCTCAGTCCCCAGGACTACGTGGCTACAGTGGCAGACGCCCTGAAGATGAACAAGAATGTGGCTCTGGCCCGGGCCTGTGGAGCCCTGCCCCCCGAGCGGCTGCGCCGGGGGTCTGGGGGCGCCCCTCAGCTGCACCACGTGGACGTGTGGCCCCTCAACTTGCTGCGGCCCCGGGGCGGGCCCGGCTACGTCGATGTCTGCGGCCTCTTCCTGCTGCAGATGGCAACCATCTTGGGCATGGTGCCTGCTTGGCACAGTGCCCGCCTGCGGATCTTCTTGTGCCTGGGGCCTCGCGAGGCGCCAGGGGCAGCCGAGGGGCGGCTGCGGGCACTGCTGAGCCAGCTGAGGATCCGGGCCCAGGTGCAGGAGGTGGTGTGGGGCGAGGGGTCTGCGTCGTCCCAGGAgcctgaggaggaggaggaaggggacttcATGAACGGCAGGCGGGGAGACGCCGAGGCAGAGGCCCTGGCATGTAGCGCCAACGCCCTGGTTCGGGCCCAGCAGGGGCGCGGCGGAGGAGGGGGGCCTGGTGGCCCTGAGGGTGGGGATGGCGAGGAGGGGCCCGCCACCGCCCTGACCTTCCTGTACCTGCCCCGGCCACCTGCTGACCCTGCTCGCTATCCTCGCTACCTGGCGCTGCTGGAAGTTCTGAGCCGCGATCTGGGCCCCACGCTGCTCATTCATGGCGTCACCCCTGTCACTTGCACTGATCTCTGA